A window of the Penaeus monodon isolate SGIC_2016 chromosome 11, NSTDA_Pmon_1, whole genome shotgun sequence genome harbors these coding sequences:
- the LOC119578432 gene encoding cyclin-dependent kinases regulatory subunit-like has product MPHRIYYSDKYYDEKFEYRPNCSHLVHPTEPHILLFRRPITTPPPKMDEDEDEEEEEEQQ; this is encoded by the exons ATGCCTCACCGGATTTATTACTCAGACAAGTACTACGACGAGAAGTTCGAGTACAG ACCCAACTGCTCACATCTCGTCCACCCAACAGAGCCGCACATATTACTGTTTCGCCGGCCCATAACAACTCCACCCCCAAagatggatgaggatgaggacgaagaggaagaggaagaacaacagTAG